A single genomic interval of Spinacia oleracea cultivar Varoflay chromosome 6, BTI_SOV_V1, whole genome shotgun sequence harbors:
- the LOC110794184 gene encoding uncharacterized protein isoform X1: MVFRTAIRLMTSKKPKPKMKPIELKGQQPEQTQTITRAIFDILKEQGPLTIAQTWERLQEVGLKDLTSKTQMKTVMKWMKERQKLKMICNHVGSHKQFLYTTWFTKENIKPAKPGSYDSKE, encoded by the exons ATGGTGTTTCGGACAGCAATTAGGTTGATGACATCCAAGAAACCAAAGCCAAAGATGAAACCCATTGAGCTCAAGGGTCAACAACCTGAGCAAACTCAAACTATTACTCGCGCCATCTTCGACATTCTCAAAGAGCAAGGACCTCTCACCATTGCTCAAACCTGGGAACGACTCCAG GAAGTTGGTTTAAAGGACCTAACAAGCAAAACTCAGATGAAAACAGTTATGAAATGGATGAAAGAGAGACAAAAACTTAAAATGATCTGTAACCATGTTGGGTCTCATAAGCAATTTCTGTATACCACCTGGTTCACAAAGGAAAATATCAAGCCTGCGAAACCTGGAAGTTACGATTCAAAGGAGTAA
- the LOC110794184 gene encoding uncharacterized protein isoform X2 — MVFRTAIRLMTSKKPKPKMKPIELKGQQPEQTQTITRAIFDILKEQGPLTIAQTWERLQCVNFGHVCRHLYTILPLSTISIHCRFLDICLRA; from the exons ATGGTGTTTCGGACAGCAATTAGGTTGATGACATCCAAGAAACCAAAGCCAAAGATGAAACCCATTGAGCTCAAGGGTCAACAACCTGAGCAAACTCAAACTATTACTCGCGCCATCTTCGACATTCTCAAAGAGCAAGGACCTCTCACCATTGCTCAAACCTGGGAACGACTCCAG TGTGTCAATTTCGGCCATGTTTGTAGACATCTCTACACTATTCTACCCTTATCGACCATCAG TATACACTGCAGATTTTTGGACATTTGCTTGCGGGCCTGA